AAAGCGTGAAAAAATAATACCGGCCCTTTTCCGCCTGGGTGGGATGCTCCTTGTTAAACTCACTGTAGTAATCTGCCGAATACAGAACAATGAGAAAGCCCACCACGGTAATGGGAATCAGCAATAAACTGCTTAAGGGGTCAATCTGGATCCCAAAAAGCGGGACGGGCGCGTCTAACCAGGGCAGGTTGGCCAGCGGGTAGTCGAGGTGCCGGCCGCCTGACCGGATAATGGCCCAGATCGCCATCAACATGACTGCCCCTGCAGCGATAATGGCGGTTAAATCCGCTTTCTTTCGTTGTAACGGGGCAACTGCCAGCGCCCCGGCAAAAGGCATGAACAGCAATATTACAAGTAACGTAAGCACTGTTACTCTCCTTTTCCTTTTTAACTGCATTTCTTACCGGTCAGTCGTAGGGCGTAGGCTTATATTGATTTGTATCTGGGTCAGACCTACGCCCTACGCCTTACGGCTTACGACCTAATTGACAGCTGCTGTAATTTTTCCTTGGTCGGCACCCCGTTGTTGTCCCAACCGCGCTCTTTATAGTACTCGGGCAGCATCACACTCAGCTTGGAAACCTGTCCCTTGTTGGGGCCGACCTTGACCGGCTCCTTCAAGAACCTGGGCGGCAGCGTATCGTCAGCCTTGGTGAAACCGTTCTTCATGTTAAACACTCGCTCCAGGTTCCAGATCCGCTCGCCGGCCAGCAACAACTCTTCCACGGTATAGTTAAACCCTGTGGCTGTCGTTAGCTGCTCAGCCAGTTCGGGAGCGCCTATACCGAAGGTGGTGAACAGGCAGATCCCTGAAGAATCCACAGCAGCTGTTAGGTCCTGGAAGAGCTTGACCCAGCCCGCCTTGCCTTCCGTCGCCAGGCTGTCCAGTTTCTCCGGGATCCCCAGGATTTCCGGCGATGTCATATAACCACGGACGTGGCAGCCGCCACGGTTATTGGTGGCATAATTCAGACCCATCCCCTGCAGGACGCGCGGGTCGTAGGCAGGCAGTTCCTGCTTTTTAACGCTCATGGATAACTCGGGATGGCCGTATTTACTTGCCAACCGGTAGGACCCTTCCGCCAATTCGTTGCCGAAGCCCTGGCGGTAAGCAGTCTTGTAAGTCAGGTCAACAATGGCGTCCATATTGCCGAAGTTTAAAAAACAGCCCGTTTCCTTGGCGGTGATATAACCGTTTTCAAACAGCTCCATGGCACAGGCAATAGTGGTAGGCATGGTAATGGAGTCCATCCCCAGCTCATTACACAGGTTGTTGGCCTTGAGAATCGGTTCCAGGTTGTCGATACCGCAGTCTACACCGTAAGCCCAGGCGGCTTCGTATTCCGGACCTTCACCAAAGGTTTTGTACTTGCCGGATTCAACCTCGGAGATCCGCCCGCAGCCGATGGAACAGGCCATGCAGCCCTTGTTCCGTACCAAATATTTCTCCGCCAGGCTCTCCCCGCCGGTTTCATTGGCGGTAGGATAAGAGCCGGAATCCCGGAAATTCCGTACCGGCAGGCCGCCGCTCTGGTCCAGAATGTTGACCAGGATATTGGTTCCGTAAGCTTTCAAACCTTGTCCGGTAACCGGATGATCTTTGAGCATCTGGCGGGCCCTGGAGATAGACGCCATAAACCCATCGGGATCGGCCACCCGTACTCCGCCGGTTCCTTTAACAGCAATGGCCTTCAGGTTCTTGGCGCCCATCACCGCGCCCACGCCGGAGCGGCCGGCGGCCCGGGTATAGTCATTCATGATGCAGGCAAACTTAACTTTGTTTTCACCAGCCGGCCCGATGCAGGCAACTTTGGCATCCTCATCGGTGGCTTCTTTAATCATGTCGGTGGTTTCATAAACCGTTGAGCCCCATAGACTTACCGCGCTCCTGAGCTCTACCTCGGCGTCATTAATCCAGAGATAGACCGGTTCTTGAGCCTTGCCTTCAAAAATGATGGCGTCATAGCCAGCATATTTTAATTCCGGGCCCCAGTAGCCGCCCGAGTTGGAAGCCGCCATCGCGCCGGTGAGCGGCGCTTTACACACTACTTCATAACGTCCGCCGCTGGTGGCAAGGGTACCTGTCAGAGGGCCGGTTATAAAGATCAGGTTATTTTTGTCGCTTAAGGGGTCAACCTTGGGATCAACTTCTTTCATCCACAGGCGGGTCCCAAGCCCACGGGCGCCGATATAATTTTTGGCCTCCACCGGATCAAGGGCTTCCTTTGCTATAGTTCCGTTGGTGAGGTTAACTCTCAAAACCTGTCCTACGTAACCGTACATTATTCACCCACCTCCTGGACCAGTTCCTTAAATTTGGCCGCATATGCCTTTTTCTTCTTCATGGTTGCCGCTGTGGCCTCTTTATAGGTGATTGCTTCATTGGGACAGAACTTCACACAGGCCGGATCCCCCTGGCACAGGTCACACTTGATGATTTTTTCACTGATTCCGTCGTAGGTGGTATTGCCGAAAGGGCATGCGATCAAGCACATCTTACATTTAATACAGCGGTTCTCATTAACTACCATTGCGCCCTTATCGGATTTGGTGATGGCCCCCACCGGGCAGACTTTCACGCAGGCCGCGCTGTCGCACTGCAGGCACATCATGGGCACGGAAACGCCAACCAATTCCCAGGCAAAGACCGCAACCCGCGAAGCCGTCGGCCGAAACTCCTGATCATGCTGAAAAGAACAAGCTAATTCACAGGTGCGGCAGCTGGAGCACTTCTCCGGCGCCAAAGCTAAAATTTTTGCCATACTGGACCCGCCCTATTACAGGACAGGTTCCTTCACCCCCACTCCTTTAGATTTGGACCTTCAAGTTAAAAACCGAGTCAATCCCACTAACCCAGTCATTTACCCCCCTTCTGCACGATACCGCTTGAAGAATACTATGTCATAGGGTTCATGCAAACCTCATGCCAATCATTTTGTAGGAAGCATGAGGAGGTTCCAGTGAGGATTACTGTCAGCAAGCCAGGAGTGGTAATACCGGTGATATAGCATAATTAAAAAGTACAAAAATTTACTGTTGTTTTATCAAGACTGCTTTCTGCGGCTGTGAGTATGTGATATCAGCCTGTAATTTTGCCGGAAGCTACAGATTGTGTCCTAAAATGTATTTATGCAGGGCTTCAATTTACCTGAAAACAATGTATTAGCACCGAATTTGCAAGGATATTCCATTAAGATGTATTTGAGTCTATATTGTGCTTTTGTAACTTCCCGCAGCAAACATTGTGTAAAAGGGTTGGTTTTTGTTTTTACGGCCTTGCCGGACTCCAAA
This region of Pelotomaculum schinkii genomic DNA includes:
- a CDS encoding 4Fe-4S dicluster domain-containing protein; amino-acid sequence: MAKILALAPEKCSSCRTCELACSFQHDQEFRPTASRVAVFAWELVGVSVPMMCLQCDSAACVKVCPVGAITKSDKGAMVVNENRCIKCKMCLIACPFGNTTYDGISEKIIKCDLCQGDPACVKFCPNEAITYKEATAATMKKKKAYAAKFKELVQEVGE
- a CDS encoding aldehyde ferredoxin oxidoreductase family protein, whose amino-acid sequence is MYGYVGQVLRVNLTNGTIAKEALDPVEAKNYIGARGLGTRLWMKEVDPKVDPLSDKNNLIFITGPLTGTLATSGGRYEVVCKAPLTGAMAASNSGGYWGPELKYAGYDAIIFEGKAQEPVYLWINDAEVELRSAVSLWGSTVYETTDMIKEATDEDAKVACIGPAGENKVKFACIMNDYTRAAGRSGVGAVMGAKNLKAIAVKGTGGVRVADPDGFMASISRARQMLKDHPVTGQGLKAYGTNILVNILDQSGGLPVRNFRDSGSYPTANETGGESLAEKYLVRNKGCMACSIGCGRISEVESGKYKTFGEGPEYEAAWAYGVDCGIDNLEPILKANNLCNELGMDSITMPTTIACAMELFENGYITAKETGCFLNFGNMDAIVDLTYKTAYRQGFGNELAEGSYRLASKYGHPELSMSVKKQELPAYDPRVLQGMGLNYATNNRGGCHVRGYMTSPEILGIPEKLDSLATEGKAGWVKLFQDLTAAVDSSGICLFTTFGIGAPELAEQLTTATGFNYTVEELLLAGERIWNLERVFNMKNGFTKADDTLPPRFLKEPVKVGPNKGQVSKLSVMLPEYYKERGWDNNGVPTKEKLQQLSIRS